One segment of Desulfovibrio legallii DNA contains the following:
- a CDS encoding methyl-accepting chemotaxis protein, with amino-acid sequence MKLSTKLALSFCCVITVLLVLSAAALRNIAAMNERIDEMDAVWLPSVIAIQSMNVDLNAVRADLASILSQTYVDEIRKYEKSLAASLADIQKNYALYATLIDVQPAASDSRDKALMARIADLSKEEDAIRAKLVKNMLDGRRGPANALFNSKYRPVFDELGKTYAQAVELNVTGSREVARQAAEIGQRARRMTVALALAAVLISLGIAWRITRSVGLQLGKDPGELAVIARRVAEGDYSYNDDGPKTGVYAHMTAMVAALKKHMEQARRESENARAQSQKATAALQQAEEAGEQAAERTQAMREAALRLEEVAQVVSSASSVLAAQIEQSDRGAQETSQRLSEAATAMTQMNATVQEVARNAAAASAASAETREKAESGAAVVRRSLQSIDAVQHVSLDLKADMARLEEHTQAISRIMGVISDIADQTNLLALNAAIEAARAGEAGRGFAVVADEVRKLAEKTMASTHDVGAAIQAIQGSASQSAASADKAVEQIGAATNFARQSGDALEAIVSTVETTADQVGAIAAASEEQSAASEEINRTMGQVSQMSAQTAQAMTEAARAVADLAAQTRNLMDLMGSLRAQ; translated from the coding sequence ATGAAATTGAGCACCAAGCTGGCCTTATCGTTTTGCTGCGTCATCACCGTGCTTCTGGTGCTTTCTGCGGCGGCGTTGCGCAATATTGCCGCCATGAACGAGCGCATCGACGAAATGGACGCCGTCTGGCTGCCCTCGGTCATTGCTATCCAGTCTATGAACGTGGACCTCAATGCCGTGCGGGCCGACCTGGCCTCTATCCTCTCGCAGACCTATGTGGATGAAATCCGCAAGTACGAAAAAAGTCTGGCCGCTTCCCTGGCGGACATCCAGAAGAACTATGCCCTCTATGCCACCCTTATTGATGTGCAGCCGGCGGCTTCGGACAGCCGCGACAAGGCGCTCATGGCCCGCATTGCCGATTTGTCCAAAGAAGAGGACGCCATCCGCGCCAAACTGGTCAAAAATATGCTGGACGGCCGTCGCGGCCCGGCTAACGCCCTGTTCAACAGCAAGTACCGGCCCGTATTCGACGAACTGGGCAAAACCTACGCCCAGGCCGTGGAGCTCAACGTCACGGGCAGCCGCGAAGTGGCGCGGCAGGCGGCGGAAATCGGCCAACGCGCCCGCCGCATGACGGTGGCCCTGGCCCTGGCCGCCGTGCTCATCAGCCTGGGCATTGCCTGGCGCATCACGCGTTCCGTGGGGCTGCAGTTGGGTAAGGATCCCGGCGAGCTGGCCGTCATTGCCCGGCGGGTGGCCGAAGGAGACTACAGCTATAACGACGACGGACCCAAGACCGGGGTGTACGCCCACATGACGGCCATGGTGGCGGCCCTGAAAAAACATATGGAACAGGCCCGCCGCGAATCGGAAAACGCGCGAGCCCAATCCCAAAAGGCCACGGCAGCTCTGCAGCAGGCCGAAGAAGCCGGGGAGCAGGCCGCGGAACGGACCCAGGCCATGCGCGAAGCTGCCCTGCGCCTGGAAGAAGTGGCCCAGGTGGTTTCTTCGGCCTCTTCCGTGCTGGCCGCGCAGATCGAGCAGTCCGACCGGGGCGCGCAGGAAACCTCGCAGCGCCTTTCCGAGGCCGCCACGGCCATGACCCAGATGAACGCCACTGTCCAGGAGGTGGCCAGAAACGCGGCCGCAGCCTCCGCAGCCTCTGCCGAAACCCGTGAAAAAGCCGAAAGCGGCGCTGCGGTGGTGCGCCGTTCGCTGCAGAGCATCGACGCCGTGCAGCACGTTTCTTTGGACCTCAAGGCAGATATGGCCCGACTGGAGGAGCATACCCAGGCCATCAGCCGCATTATGGGCGTTATTTCAGATATTGCGGATCAGACTAATCTGCTGGCCCTCAACGCCGCCATCGAGGCCGCCCGTGCCGGCGAGGCGGGTCGCGGCTTTGCCGTGGTGGCCGACGAAGTGCGCAAGCTGGCTGAAAAGACCATGGCCTCCACCCATGACGTGGGCGCGGCTATTCAGGCCATCCAGGGCAGCGCTTCACAGAGTGCGGCTTCGGCTGACAAGGCGGTGGAGCAGATCGGTGCGGCCACAAACTTTGCCCGTCAGTCCGGCGATGCGTTGGAGGCTATCGTCAGCACGGTGGAAACCACAGCTGACCAGGTGGGGGCCATTGCCGCGGCCAGTGAAGAGCAGTCCGCCGCCAGCGAGGAAATCAACCGCACCATGGGTCAGGTGAGCCAGATGTCCGCCCAGACCGCCCAGGCCATGACCGAAGCCGCCCGGGCCGTGGCCGACCTGGCCGCCCAGACCCGCAACCTTATGGACCTCATGGGCAGCCTGCGCGCCCAGTAG
- a CDS encoding cache domain-containing protein: MSDAGTRTQTSLKTLLPLMPEIRRCQDVFAQLERKWTWIALTGKINCNAIAATLFDFIFKTRDTFAALRQNLSAMLAEKSLDRAIREMAPVAQVAIDIIKRNLYERTADVSFLATDADIVHFLCHPRPDAAAMRERLAAYRANYTVYQDILILDPNGNVRVQLDTRRPVRRSCDPLIAQALASHEYVEAFGQTDLVLDGRAALVYAHAIRAEGESAPLGVLCLVFDMDGEVADLFAGLSRFADDMVILLLDDQGTAFAGSDKALAPLGRRYRPSPQDGYAVTRFGNETGLAVTRSSAGYQGYTGQHWQAHVLRGAYSAFARRRAETGLDTALVRREAEFSSQLISIEEQAGDVLGDLTLAAQNGQIMAARQSSNAKEEERGAAQALPPILDAVRQMGGQMEREFHYFTDGLLNTVTASRLRDAAFLASITVEIMDRNLYERANDCRWWALTRDFRAALAKPALDPQDLRQLEGILAYINSYYTVYANLFLYNAQGNILACSQEAERFRYGSQVAEDYARRTLSLDHPEDYAVSAFRPTDLYHPAGEPQPTYIYSAPVFPLQGGRPVGGIGIVFDALPQFGGMLQETLPKDAQGVVRKGAAGLFVDAGGTVIASSLPDLPPGAAYRLHKEWLTLDEGESRSYLESQAGVLYAMGCARSRGYREYKRDNRYRNDMYCVMRLPI, translated from the coding sequence ATGTCGGACGCCGGAACGCGCACGCAGACCTCGCTGAAGACCCTCCTTCCCCTTATGCCGGAAATCCGGCGCTGCCAGGATGTTTTTGCCCAGCTGGAACGCAAGTGGACCTGGATTGCCCTGACAGGCAAGATCAACTGCAACGCCATTGCGGCCACCCTGTTCGACTTCATCTTCAAGACCAGAGACACCTTTGCCGCCCTGCGGCAAAACCTCTCCGCCATGCTGGCCGAAAAATCTTTGGACAGGGCTATCCGGGAAATGGCCCCCGTGGCCCAGGTGGCCATTGACATCATCAAGCGTAATCTCTACGAACGCACGGCGGACGTGAGTTTTTTGGCCACCGACGCGGATATTGTCCATTTTCTCTGTCATCCCCGGCCGGACGCGGCAGCCATGCGCGAGCGGCTGGCCGCCTATCGCGCCAACTACACGGTGTACCAGGATATTCTCATTCTGGACCCCAACGGTAATGTGCGCGTGCAGCTGGACACGCGCCGGCCCGTACGCCGTTCGTGCGACCCGCTTATCGCCCAGGCCCTGGCCTCGCATGAATATGTGGAAGCCTTCGGCCAGACGGATCTGGTTCTGGACGGCCGTGCGGCATTGGTCTACGCCCACGCCATCCGTGCGGAAGGCGAAAGCGCTCCTTTGGGCGTGCTTTGCCTGGTCTTTGATATGGACGGCGAGGTGGCGGATCTTTTCGCCGGGCTGTCCCGCTTTGCCGACGACATGGTCATTCTGCTGCTGGACGACCAGGGCACAGCCTTTGCCGGCAGCGACAAGGCCCTGGCCCCCTTGGGCCGCCGCTACCGCCCTTCGCCCCAGGACGGCTATGCCGTGACCCGCTTCGGCAACGAAACGGGGCTGGCGGTAACCCGAAGTTCAGCGGGCTATCAGGGTTATACGGGCCAGCACTGGCAGGCGCATGTGCTGCGCGGGGCCTACAGCGCCTTTGCCCGCCGCCGTGCGGAAACCGGCCTGGATACGGCCCTGGTGCGGCGCGAAGCCGAATTTTCCAGCCAGCTCATCAGCATTGAAGAACAGGCCGGGGATGTGCTGGGCGACCTGACTCTGGCCGCCCAGAATGGGCAGATCATGGCCGCCCGCCAAAGCTCCAACGCCAAGGAAGAAGAACGCGGCGCGGCCCAGGCCCTGCCGCCCATTCTGGACGCCGTACGCCAGATGGGCGGCCAGATGGAACGCGAATTCCACTATTTTACCGACGGGCTGCTCAATACGGTTACGGCCTCGCGCCTGCGCGACGCGGCCTTTCTGGCCTCCATCACCGTGGAAATCATGGACCGCAACCTTTACGAGCGCGCCAACGACTGCCGCTGGTGGGCCCTGACCCGCGACTTCCGCGCCGCTCTGGCCAAGCCCGCCCTGGACCCGCAGGATCTGCGGCAACTGGAAGGCATCCTCGCCTACATCAACAGCTACTACACGGTCTATGCCAACCTGTTTCTCTACAACGCCCAAGGGAACATCTTGGCCTGTTCGCAGGAGGCGGAACGCTTCCGCTACGGCAGCCAGGTGGCCGAAGACTACGCACGCCGAACCCTGAGCCTGGACCACCCGGAAGACTACGCCGTTTCCGCCTTTCGGCCCACCGATCTCTACCATCCTGCAGGCGAGCCGCAGCCGACCTACATCTACAGCGCGCCGGTCTTTCCTCTGCAGGGGGGCAGGCCCGTGGGCGGCATAGGCATTGTGTTCGACGCCCTGCCCCAGTTTGGCGGCATGCTGCAGGAAACCCTGCCCAAAGACGCGCAAGGCGTGGTGCGCAAGGGCGCTGCGGGCCTGTTTGTGGATGCCGGGGGCACCGTCATCGCCTCTTCTCTGCCGGACCTGCCTCCGGGCGCGGCCTATCGCCTCCACAAGGAATGGCTGACCCTGGACGAAGGCGAAAGCCGTTCCTATCTCGAATCGCAGGCGGGCGTGCTCTACGCCATGGGCTGTGCGCGTTCGCGCGGCTACCGCGAATACAAACGCGACAATCGCTACCGCAACGACATGTACTGCGTTATGCGGCTGCCCATCTGA
- a CDS encoding diguanylate cyclase, whose product MNQTLSTELLPEWQRIVDLIAHIAKVPVGLIMGLRDNTLTVLVSSRTKGNPYRAGETTSLPDSGLYCEHVIRSQQALQVPDALQSPQWDHNPDLARHMVAYLGFPVRYPDGTPFGTICLLDSKEHHFSQEVTELIERMRALIEGNLKMQNLLNQNAKRVSEIHEKNQRLEKLLQALDESEKKFRFITENTVDFIWMYNVSKRRFLYASPGLKQLTGQEAETLLTMPLHNIVLPQYLDNIKRNMQNAVRKLRENPTTEPVSQSEIQQYRVDGSAVWVEYKVKYLINQEGDVEAVGVSRNIEERKRREQEIRFLSTHDYLTKTHNRLYLYAEARKEIALTERSGRPLAMLFFDLDGFKAVNDQHGHAVGDAVLQRTTHVVMQNLRKSDVLARYGGEEFVVLMPDMPLEAAHNAAERIRLAVEAEPMPKGLTMTVSIGVAVRAPHESLEQWVDRADRAMYEAKDQGRNCCIVSSSAPPGP is encoded by the coding sequence ATGAACCAGACTTTGTCCACAGAGCTTTTGCCGGAATGGCAGAGGATCGTCGACCTCATTGCCCATATCGCCAAGGTGCCCGTGGGCCTCATCATGGGTCTGCGGGACAACACCCTCACCGTGCTGGTTTCCAGCCGCACCAAGGGCAATCCCTACCGGGCGGGCGAAACGACCAGCCTGCCCGACTCCGGGCTCTACTGCGAGCACGTCATCCGGTCGCAGCAGGCTTTGCAGGTTCCGGACGCGCTGCAATCCCCCCAATGGGACCATAATCCCGACCTGGCTCGCCACATGGTGGCCTACCTGGGCTTTCCCGTGCGCTACCCGGACGGCACGCCCTTTGGCACCATTTGCCTGCTGGACAGCAAAGAACACCACTTTTCGCAAGAAGTCACTGAACTTATTGAACGAATGCGCGCCCTCATTGAGGGCAATCTCAAAATGCAGAACCTGCTCAATCAGAACGCCAAAAGGGTGTCTGAAATCCACGAAAAAAACCAGAGGCTGGAAAAGCTCCTCCAGGCCCTGGACGAAAGCGAAAAAAAATTCCGCTTTATTACCGAAAATACCGTGGACTTCATCTGGATGTACAATGTCAGCAAGAGACGATTTCTCTATGCAAGCCCAGGCCTCAAGCAGCTCACCGGGCAGGAGGCCGAAACTCTGCTCACCATGCCTCTTCATAATATTGTACTGCCGCAGTATCTGGACAACATTAAACGCAATATGCAGAATGCCGTGCGCAAGTTGCGGGAAAACCCCACTACAGAACCCGTTTCACAGAGTGAAATTCAGCAGTATCGCGTGGACGGCAGCGCCGTGTGGGTAGAATACAAAGTCAAATATCTGATCAATCAGGAAGGGGACGTGGAAGCGGTGGGCGTCAGCCGCAATATTGAAGAACGCAAACGCAGGGAACAGGAAATCAGATTCCTCAGCACCCACGACTATCTGACCAAGACGCACAACAGGCTGTACCTGTATGCCGAGGCTCGCAAAGAAATAGCCTTGACGGAACGGAGCGGCCGCCCCCTGGCCATGCTCTTTTTTGACCTGGACGGCTTCAAGGCCGTCAATGACCAGCACGGCCACGCCGTAGGCGACGCGGTGCTGCAGCGGACCACCCATGTGGTGATGCAAAACCTGCGCAAATCCGACGTGCTGGCCCGCTACGGCGGTGAAGAGTTTGTCGTCCTCATGCCGGACATGCCCCTGGAGGCGGCCCACAACGCGGCCGAACGCATCCGCCTGGCCGTGGAAGCCGAACCCATGCCCAAGGGCCTGACCATGACCGTCAGCATCGGCGTGGCCGTACGCGCCCCCCACGAAAGTCTGGAACAGTGGGTAGACCGGGCGGACAGGGCTATGTATGAGGCCAAGGACCAGGGCCGCAACTGCTGTATAGTCAGCTCTTCGGCCCCACCCGGCCCCTAG
- a CDS encoding translocation/assembly module TamB domain-containing protein encodes MAAPTPPRFPDASPDVRPPQPSAPVGPPASGPARPPVRPRAWWRIWRVLWRVLAGLVLLLALVAVGAVLALRSPAVQGWLVERINAALDRPVTLDAGSVPPPGAPAEAPAAPEGLRVRITSLAGPLPFGAQLGLELYDGQGLWLRVPSVRFVWDWQALPGALRIAELRVQNATLLRRPQLPPGPPPEPTPPLTEAGLRQLLGQAVRAAAQLPGWLPQVRLEEVALENARLPADLLGASLPPAPGPSASALSGPENSSSEQGAAAKSPSAKVAPEKLTSENNAAAQATPVGDGAALANPAPAAPQTLRVDLTLQAQAGTAGAHLRAMATLAPTTGAAFFLSGAVCAAASLQAEAALTPVRQGGRASLKATASLTAALTPAPAGTASQAAGLPAAVLAQGAALTLGLEGGLTAPEDAGPATGLSAGLTALRLTAGPLQVDGHAVWTSPATGSWLSGPLDLALGVGLTPPAAATPATTTTQAASAPASGEASAVAAAQGVASPLDMLGAPLRLDLTAQGPLAAPRTLLTLDCANVRAGGHSLTGTTLRLAAEPLRWTALLPTPADVAAPAESAQVSASGSTAAAVLQPVSAAGERGNGPDEPDAAPVVAPVATGASSSAAAPELTVTLDLVGALDGRALKTHAVLFAARAGTDLRAGLRELSSLTAGVAATGAVCAVLPQGNPYPALDGELSVRVADWQALAALLPGARLSGEAALSLQLRSQAATSSGSSTDAFRPPAAQPSAATAVAQAVPPSPAPQPSGLQTSSLPSTSTAPVAPVPAVQGVTLGWRVPRLVYTAAGAEPLQVRGLAGTVRLADLWGKALAEASLDLTELRQAALQLGAHLRAQGSLHGPLNAELRTSGFVVAHTALRWQPGSVVVDRLEARLEKKKLGFTAAPGLQLRYGEDGFGLEGLDLRLSPSGRLRAQGSKDATGMTARLSLENLDLTPWRTLAEAVPEGVVAAQVQFSGKAAAPGGDLRLEVRDLRLPNSPLKPLHLTLTGKIERGGGDALALRLLLDPESVRALGGSVCRLEARLPLRFGPDGLPTPDMHGPLRGVVRWKGAVGPLWSLVPVADQRLGGQLDLSLDLGGSPAAPAVKGFVQMDGGRYENVQLGAQLQDINLRVDLEQQGMKPGKARLRLAAADGLGGSLRVTGQAGLDGAGLDIVTVLDRLRPLRRRDVRVDLSGRVAVTGTAAAPEVRGEVRVNQGEVWLNKLAVTGTVTTLPLSEAPAPAAAKSAASPPSTKGAPPAKATEPAGLLDLRLVMPGRFSVEGYGLKSVWRADMHVGGTPAAPIIDGQVEAARGSLDFMGKNFKLSRGRVGFAGGSPGNPMLDLLLSNETPELTAYIALTGTARKLQLALRSEPEMPRDEILAQILFGKSTSELGRLENLRLAAAVAQLAGFGSGGGGSFSDLGRKTLGVDVLRLNTDSGRSTSGGSGENSEDMTAGASVEMGKYLTEELYVGVQQGMKQGSTAFIIQWELTSRANLELRTEEGGTWGGFRWKYNY; translated from the coding sequence ATGGCGGCTCCCACTCCTCCCCGCTTTCCGGACGCCAGCCCCGACGTCCGTCCCCCGCAGCCGTCGGCTCCCGTCGGCCCACCGGCTTCCGGCCCGGCCCGGCCCCCTGTCCGGCCCCGCGCCTGGTGGCGGATCTGGCGCGTCCTGTGGCGTGTGCTGGCGGGCCTGGTGCTGCTGCTCGCCCTGGTTGCGGTCGGCGCGGTGCTGGCCCTGCGCAGCCCTGCGGTGCAGGGCTGGCTGGTGGAACGGATCAATGCCGCCCTGGACCGGCCTGTCACCCTGGACGCCGGTTCTGTTCCGCCGCCCGGCGCGCCTGCGGAAGCGCCCGCCGCGCCGGAAGGTCTGCGCGTGCGCATCACCAGTCTTGCGGGCCCGCTGCCCTTCGGCGCACAGCTGGGGCTGGAGCTGTACGACGGCCAGGGCCTCTGGCTGCGGGTGCCCAGCGTGCGCTTTGTCTGGGACTGGCAGGCCCTGCCGGGGGCTTTGCGCATTGCGGAACTGCGCGTGCAGAATGCGACATTGCTGCGGCGGCCACAGCTGCCGCCCGGCCCGCCGCCGGAGCCTACGCCTCCGCTCACTGAAGCGGGCTTGCGGCAGTTGTTGGGGCAAGCGGTGCGGGCAGCGGCGCAATTGCCCGGCTGGCTGCCCCAGGTGCGCCTGGAGGAAGTGGCCCTGGAAAACGCGCGTCTGCCCGCTGACCTGCTGGGCGCAAGCCTGCCGCCCGCGCCCGGGCCGTCTGCATCGGCGCTGTCCGGGCCGGAGAACAGTTCATCGGAGCAAGGGGCGGCTGCAAAGAGCCCGTCGGCGAAGGTTGCGCCCGAAAAACTGACGTCCGAAAACAACGCGGCAGCACAGGCCACACCCGTGGGCGACGGGGCGGCCCTTGCAAATCCGGCCCCGGCCGCGCCGCAGACTTTACGCGTGGATCTGACACTGCAGGCGCAGGCGGGGACGGCAGGCGCGCACCTGCGCGCCATGGCCACGCTGGCCCCAACCACGGGCGCGGCCTTCTTTTTGAGCGGCGCCGTCTGCGCCGCCGCGTCACTGCAGGCGGAAGCGGCTTTGACCCCGGTCCGGCAGGGGGGGCGCGCGTCCCTCAAGGCCACGGCCTCCCTTACGGCCGCCCTGACCCCGGCACCCGCCGGAACCGCGTCGCAGGCCGCCGGCCTGCCCGCCGCTGTGCTGGCCCAAGGCGCGGCCCTGACCTTGGGCCTGGAGGGTGGGCTCACCGCACCTGAGGACGCGGGTCCGGCCACAGGGCTTTCCGCCGGGCTTACAGCGTTGCGCCTGACTGCGGGGCCGCTGCAGGTGGACGGCCACGCCGTCTGGACCAGCCCGGCCACAGGTTCCTGGCTGAGCGGCCCTCTGGATCTGGCCTTGGGCGTGGGCCTGACCCCGCCTGCCGCGGCAACTCCGGCGACCACAACCACGCAGGCAGCATCCGCTCCAGCTTCGGGCGAGGCGTCCGCCGTTGCCGCCGCGCAGGGCGTCGCCTCACCCCTGGATATGCTGGGCGCGCCCCTGCGCCTGGACCTGACCGCCCAGGGGCCGCTGGCAGCGCCCCGCACCCTGCTCACGCTGGACTGTGCAAATGTGCGCGCCGGGGGCCACAGCCTGACAGGCACAACCCTGCGGCTTGCGGCCGAGCCCCTGCGCTGGACAGCGCTGCTGCCGACGCCGGCCGACGTCGCGGCTCCCGCCGAAAGTGCGCAGGTCAGTGCCTCCGGCAGTACGGCGGCCGCAGTTTTGCAACCTGTCTCCGCGGCCGGGGAGCGGGGCAACGGACCGGATGAGCCCGATGCCGCACCCGTTGTTGCGCCCGTCGCGACCGGGGCTTCTTCGTCGGCCGCCGCTCCGGAGCTGACCGTGACTCTGGACCTTGTCGGCGCGCTGGACGGGCGGGCACTCAAAACCCATGCCGTGCTTTTTGCTGCGCGCGCGGGCACGGACCTGCGTGCGGGGCTGCGTGAACTTTCCAGCCTGACGGCGGGTGTGGCGGCTACGGGCGCTGTGTGCGCCGTACTGCCGCAGGGCAACCCCTACCCCGCGCTGGACGGGGAGCTGAGCGTGCGCGTGGCCGACTGGCAGGCCCTTGCCGCTCTGCTGCCCGGCGCACGCCTTTCCGGCGAGGCGGCCCTTTCCCTGCAGCTGCGTTCCCAGGCCGCTACTTCCTCCGGTTCTTCCACGGATGCGTTCCGCCCCCCGGCGGCGCAGCCGTCTGCGGCCACAGCGGTGGCGCAGGCCGTTCCACCGTCTCCCGCCCCGCAGCCTTCAGGGCTGCAGACGTCCTCCTTGCCGTCGACGTCCACCGCGCCCGTCGCCCCCGTGCCCGCAGTGCAGGGGGTGACGTTGGGCTGGCGCGTGCCGCGTCTTGTCTACACGGCGGCGGGGGCGGAGCCTTTGCAGGTGCGTGGGCTTGCGGGCACGGTGCGGCTGGCGGACCTCTGGGGCAAGGCCCTGGCCGAGGCCAGCCTGGACCTGACGGAGTTGCGGCAGGCCGCCTTGCAGCTGGGGGCGCATCTGCGCGCCCAGGGTTCACTGCACGGCCCCCTCAACGCCGAACTGCGGACCAGCGGCTTTGTGGTCGCGCATACGGCCTTGCGCTGGCAGCCCGGCAGCGTTGTGGTGGACCGCCTGGAGGCCCGCCTGGAGAAGAAAAAGCTGGGCTTCACGGCGGCTCCCGGTTTGCAGCTGCGCTACGGCGAGGACGGCTTCGGCCTGGAGGGCCTGGACTTGCGGCTCAGCCCTTCGGGGCGGCTGCGGGCGCAGGGCAGCAAGGACGCAACGGGGATGACGGCGCGGCTCTCTTTGGAAAATCTGGATTTGACCCCCTGGCGAACCCTGGCGGAGGCCGTGCCCGAAGGCGTGGTGGCGGCGCAGGTCCAGTTCAGCGGCAAGGCCGCTGCCCCTGGCGGCGACCTGCGCCTGGAGGTGCGGGATCTGCGGCTGCCCAACAGCCCGCTCAAGCCCCTGCATTTGACCCTTACAGGCAAGATAGAGCGCGGCGGTGGGGATGCCCTGGCCCTGCGTCTGCTGTTGGACCCGGAAAGCGTGCGGGCTCTGGGCGGCAGCGTTTGTCGGTTGGAGGCGCGTTTGCCTCTGCGGTTTGGGCCGGACGGTCTGCCTACGCCAGATATGCACGGCCCCCTGAGAGGGGTGGTGCGTTGGAAGGGGGCGGTGGGGCCGCTTTGGAGCCTGGTGCCCGTGGCGGACCAGCGCCTGGGCGGACAGCTGGATCTTTCTCTGGATTTGGGCGGCAGTCCGGCAGCCCCGGCGGTCAAGGGTTTTGTGCAGATGGACGGCGGCCGCTACGAAAATGTGCAGCTGGGCGCGCAACTGCAGGACATCAACCTGCGGGTGGATCTGGAACAGCAAGGCATGAAGCCGGGCAAGGCCCGTCTGCGTCTGGCCGCGGCCGACGGCCTTGGCGGCAGCCTGCGGGTCACGGGCCAGGCCGGCCTGGACGGTGCGGGCCTGGATATTGTGACGGTTCTGGACCGGCTGCGGCCTTTGCGGCGGCGCGACGTGCGCGTGGACCTTTCTGGCCGAGTCGCGGTAACGGGCACGGCTGCGGCCCCGGAAGTGCGCGGTGAAGTGCGCGTGAATCAGGGCGAAGTCTGGCTGAACAAGCTGGCGGTAACGGGCACGGTGACCACCTTGCCCCTCAGCGAGGCTCCGGCCCCGGCGGCGGCCAAATCCGCCGCATCTCCGCCTTCAACCAAGGGCGCGCCACCGGCCAAAGCCACAGAGCCCGCCGGTCTGCTGGACCTGCGCCTGGTCATGCCCGGCCGGTTTTCCGTGGAAGGGTACGGGCTGAAGAGCGTCTGGCGGGCTGACATGCATGTGGGCGGTACGCCCGCCGCGCCCATCATTGACGGTCAGGTGGAGGCGGCCAGAGGCAGCCTGGACTTCATGGGCAAAAATTTCAAGTTGTCGCGCGGCCGGGTGGGCTTTGCCGGCGGTTCGCCCGGCAACCCCATGCTGGATCTGCTGCTGAGCAATGAAACGCCGGAGCTTACGGCCTACATTGCCCTCACTGGCACCGCGCGCAAACTGCAGCTGGCGCTGCGTAGCGAGCCGGAAATGCCCAGGGACGAGATCCTGGCCCAGATTTTGTTTGGCAAGAGCACCAGTGAACTGGGGCGGCTGGAAAACCTGCGCCTGGCCGCAGCCGTGGCCCAGTTGGCCGGTTTTGGCAGCGGCGGCGGGGGCAGCTTTTCAGATTTGGGTCGCAAGACGCTGGGCGTGGATGTGCTGCGCCTTAATACGGACAGCGGGCGGAGCACGTCCGGCGGGTCCGGCGAGAACAGTGAGGATATGACCGCCGGCGCTTCTGTGGAAATGGGCAAATACCTTACAGAAGAGCTTTATGTGGGCGTACAGCAGGGCATGAAGCAGGGCAGTACCGCCTTCATCATCCAATGGGAGCTGACCTCGCGCGCCAACCTGGAGTTGCGCACGGAAGAGGGCGGCACCTGGGGCGGCTTTCGCTGGAAGTACAATTACTGA